CGTCTCGTCTGCGCAGCTCTCGCAGGCGAGACGCCCGCGCTACTTTCGGGCGATGTTATAGCGTTTGAGCCAGTAATAAAGCGTGCGCAGACTGATTCCCAGCTCCGCTGCAGCCCGCGTTTTGTTCCATTGATGAAGTTCCAGGGCCTCGCGAAGCGCGCGTTCTTCCAATGTCTGGAGATCCACTTCCACATTGGCTATCCTATCAACGGATGACACTTGCTGGTCATGCCTCTGCACCTCCAGAGGCATGTGAATCGGAAGAATACGGTCCGTTGCAAGCAATATGGCGCGTTCTAAAACGTTTCTGAGCTGCCGGATATTTCCCGGCCACTGATAACGGATCAGCATCTCCATGCATTCGTGTGAGACGTCCACAACTTTCTTGTCATGTTTCTGGTTAAACGTGTTTCTAAAAAATTCCACAAGCTCCGGAATGTCCTGAGGGTGATCTCGCAGCGGTGGAATCTCGATCGTAAAAACATTAATGCGGTAATACAGATCGCTGCGGAAGGCTCCCCTCCGGATCATTTCCTGTAGATTGGAATTGGTCGCAATGATCAAACGAAAATCGGCCAGGAGAGAGGAATTCGCGCCGAGCCTTTCGAACTGGCCCGTTTCCAGAACGCGCAGCAATTTCGATTGAAGAGCAATATTCATATTTCCGATCTCATCCAGAAAGAGGGTGCCACCTTTCGCCACTTCCAGTTTACCGATCTTGCGCGTGGACGCTCCGGTAAAAGCTCCTTTTTCGTAACCGAAAAACTCGCTTTCCATGAGCGTTTCCGGCAGAACACCACAATCAATGGTAACGAAAGGTTTGTCGCTTCGAGGACTCAGCAAGTACAGTTGCTCGGCCACCATCTGTTTTCCGGTGCCGCTTTCCCCCTGAATCAGCACGCGCACATCGCGGCCGGCAATACTGTGGATCGTTTCATTCAGTCTTTGCATGATCTCACTTCTGCCAAATACATAGTGAGTGCTGTCCGACAGGCTCCGGCTGTTGAGGACTTCGCGCTTTAAACGAACATGCTCCAGCGCACGGCTGACAACAATCCTCAATTCTTCATGGTTCACGGGCTTAACAAGATAATCCACTGCGCCAACCTTCATGGCTTGCACTGCGCTTTTGACGGAATCCACTCCCGTTAGAATTACCACAGGAAGGAACGGTTCAATTAGCAAAAGTTTTTCCAGAGTGTCTAAACCATCCAGCTCCGGCATCCGTAAATCAAGAATCACAATATCGGGAGTGGTCTTTTGCAGAATTTGCAGCGCAGCTCGTCCCGATTCTGCCTCCAGAAAATGATTCTCCTGATCCCTTAGTATCTGCTTGAGGCTCCAGCGGATGTCCTCTTCATCATCTACGATCAAGATAGAAGGCATCCTTTTCCCCAATCTTGAAGTACACGTAAAAGTGCGTGCCGATCCCCTCTTTGCTCCAGCACCGCATAAAACCACCCTGCTCTTCCAGAATGCGTTTTGCAAAAGAGAGACCGAGTCCTTTTCCAGCGGCTTTCGTCGTGAAAAAAGGAGTAAAAATTTTTTCCATAACGATGGACGACATTCCTCCGCCCGTGTCGGATACAACCATTAAAAGATATTTTCGTGAGATTCCCCCTTCCAATTCTTCCTGTAAATCCGTTGTTATTTGCAATTGTCCTTTGAATTTCATGGCCTGAAGAGCATTGTTGATCAAGTTGATCAGCACCTCCCGGATCTGCACAACATTTCCGCGGATTAGAGGCGGTTCCGGTAGGGGTTGGAAGTGGAATTTTACCTCTTCATTTTGTGGAGATTCGCGGAACATGGGCAAGGTTTTTTCAATCAGTTCATTCAAGTTGAGCCACGTAAAGGCGGATTCATCCATCGAAACATAGTTCAACGTATCCGAAATCAAATTGCGAATCCGTTCTACGTTCTTTTCCATTCGCTGTCCGATGTCCCGCAAATCTTTGCGATCCAGATCATCCATCGACAGGAGTTTTACTCCCGTTTCGAGCAGCATCACGGGGTTTTTTAGCTGGTGGATCATGCCGGCAACGAATTCACCGAGTGAAGTCAGCCGGTCCTTCCGGAAATTCTCAAGATCGCGGCGATGGCTCTCCGTAACGTCGCGTACAAGAATCGTCATGTCGTTCGATCCATGGGAAAACGTATGCGTGCTGTAAAGCCAGTACCTTTTGATCGCTGAAGAACTGCCAGGACCTTCCCAGACAAATTCCCTTTCATACGAATCGCGAATCGCATCCAGTTTCAGATCCGGAAAAATCAATGAGATATCCTGATTCAATAAATCCTTTTGATTCAGGTTTGCAATCTTCAGGAAATACTTATTTGCAAAACGAATTTGTCCCTGTGAATCCAGAGTAATCACGCCAACAGGGAGCTCACTCAGGATTCGTTCTACGATTCGCGGAGAAACAGGAGTTGAGATCACCAATTCACGCTGATTTGGGATTTCACCTGAGGATCCGGCTGCATTTAAAATTTCAATAAAACCAGATTCCAGCAGGTGCTGTAATGCTGCTAGAACTTCCACTTCACGGGCGGGAGCAAGATTGACGAGTGCCTTCACGTTGCGGATCCCATTAATGCGATTCAACAGAAACACTTCCATCGCTTGATGGGCAGCTTTCCATTTCGGCCGTGATCTTAGCAACGGGATGTCTTGAGCCCTCAGAACATGCGAATAGAACCAGGACTTGTATCGCTGTTCAGCATCTTCGAGCAAAGGAAGGGTCAAATGAAGATCACAATCCGGTTCCTTCACCAATCGGTATAACAAACGAACGGCTTTTTCATAGTCGCCGGAGACCAGCATCCTCCGCACTCTTTCTAGCGATTGTTCGAGTACAGCTTTTTCCAGCGAATGTTCAGAAGCGTCAGGCGCCGGATCGAAACGGATCAACCCTTTCTCATAAAACGGATAGAGGTAGGAAAGGAGCTCCCATTCACTTGTATGGGTTTCATATAAGATGTCTTCCACAGTATGACTTCCGGTGAGCATCCAGCGAACGGTCTCTGCGGAAGCCGCCGAATCTCCGATGTAGAGCTGATCCCAGGAAGCGACCGCTTGCACAATCATCCGTAAATGCGGAACGACTTTGCGGATCTTGTGCCACATTTCCGCTTTTACTTCTCCCTCCATGATCAAACCAATGAGTGGAACATTGACCATGTGAAAGATGTATGGAGGAACCAGATTCTGATAGAAATTATAGACTCCGGTTTTTTGCAGAAACAGGTTCGTTACTGTTTCGGTGATTTTCTTGATCAGAATTTCGCTGATGGTGGCTTCATCCGAAATGCCTTCTTGAATAATGAGTTTGCCCAGAAAAACCCGTTCCTGTTCCTGTTTTACGATTAACTCTAGAAGCCTGTTTTCATCCAGAATTCCATTTCGCAACAAAAACTGGCCCAGGTACATTCGCGGATCGGAGGAACCTGCGGACAAGATCTCGCCATTCAAGAAAAATATGCTTGTATTCACCAATCCCGACTGAACTTCCAGCGTTCCTGTGAGCTGCGAAAAGCTCGGGAACTGCAGGAGATCCGGCATGAATACATTTTCCAGATTCCCGGAAAAGGACCAGGAGCCCTGTTCCTTGGCAGTCGAATCGGGAAATTGAGGGAGATCCAGCAAAGTTTTCCTGCGCTGAATTTGCTTCAAGTTCTGTTCGATGATCTGTTGCAACCGGACCGGCTCGATCGGTTTGGATACGAGATCGGCCGCTCCGCCCTTAATAGCTGCGACAGCTTCATCAATAGTGGTATGTCCGGAAAGTAACACGATCGCGGAACCAGAGTGGGAGACAGATTTCAACGAAGAAAGAGTTTCGATTCCCGACTCGTCCACCAATTCCTTTGCCAGGAGAATTAAGTCAGGCTGGAATCGTCCGACTTCTTCACGACCGCTCGCAATGGAATCGGTTCCTTGAACAAGATAGTGTTCTGTCAGGAATTCGGTAAGGGCATTGCGCAACGAACTACTGCTCTCAATGATGAGGATTTTGCCCCGTTCCGGTAGTTCAGTCATCCCTCCACGCATAAGAGGAGGCATGGGCTGCAATTCTTATACCCCTCCCTCTGGATCTCACCGCAGAGTACGCTGAGAACGCAACGTTAAAAACAATTCTTAAATTCTCTCTGCGATCTCTGCGGTCTCTGCGGTGAAATATTCAGACACCCGTCCTTAGTTTATTGCAAATTGCAGATCGATTGCAAAAATTACTGCAACTTTTGCAAAGTTTCATCACAGAATCACGGAGTAAAGTAGCGCGGACGTCTCGTCTGCGGCTGCTCGCGGGCGGGACGCCCGCGCTACTTCAGATAAAAGCCTGGTACGGAAGTTGCCATTGCTAAAGATGCGAAGACACAAAATGGTCAGTGAGAGTGGGGAGTATAAGGGATTTTCTCTTTTAGAGACGCTCGTTATTGTGGCGGTTCTTGGGGTCATGGTAGCGGGCGGAGTCCCCACTTTTTATCGATTGCTTCAGAAATATCGCCTAGAAGGCGAGGCTAGACAAATTCTAGGTACAGTGGCTCTCACACGGTTGAGAGCCACTTCCTCTAACTTTACCTATTCGTTTCAATACAATCGTTCCACTGATTCCTACTTAGCCGCCGGCACAGAGCCGTCCGCTCCCGATGGAAACTGGTATTCGGCTTACTGCGATCTGAACGGAAATGGCGTTCAAGATACGGATTCGTTAAGCCGTACTGCAGTCACTCTACAGTACGGCAAATTCATTACAACCGGGCTGTTTTCCAATCTGCCAAGCGGCGCCGATCCCGATGATGTGCCTTCCGATCAAGTCACGATGATATTTGGTCGCAATGGAACGCTGGTAAACACTCCGCAGGAAGAGAGATGTATTGTTTTGCAAAATGAGCAGGGAATGAGGAGGGCCATTTGTGTGGAACAAGGTGGAATCATCGGACTGCATAACGGCGATGAAGGAACATGGGTACAGGTTCAATAAAAATAAAAGAATCCAAGCTCCGCAGGCGGGACGCTCGCGCTACAGCTGGATTTACGCTCATTGAGCTTCTGGTCGCAGTTCTAATTCTTGCGGTCGGCGCGCTTGCGCTGGCGCAGCTATTTGCATCAAGCGTCTGGGTGAATGCGCGGACAAAGGATGACACGGAAATTTACACGGTAGCAGAACAGGTACTTGAGGACCTTTACGATTCGCGCTACGCAAACTTGCCGGTTGGAGGAGACTTAAACACAGCACAGTCCGGGTATTCCATTGCAAGTGCTCAACTGGAAAGTTCGGTGATCGTTTCCGATCCAACTCAATTTCATCCGAATGCCGTTGTCTATAGCGTTTTCTGGAAAATTACAGACGCCGGATCGATCGCAGGAGTTCCACTAAAAGAAATCGCTGTTCGCGTCGTCAGCAAACGTTTGCAAATGGGCGCTAAGGGACGGGAAACCATCGTTCGCACGCAAATTGCGAGCTTGTTTTAAGCATGCAATATCAAAGCGGTTATACCCTTGTCGAGGTTTTGGTGCTGATTGTTCTTGGATTGATGGTGATTGTCGGGTTGTATCAGATTCTTGATCAGCACGCAAAGGTTCATAAGGCGCAACAGGAAATCACCGTAATGAATCATCAGGTTCGCGCTGCCATGGAAACCGTTGTTCGAACAATTCGATCCGCCGGCAGCAACAAACCTGCATTGGAGCGCGTGCCGCGTGTCTACATCGCAGAAGAAAACCGCATCCGGTTGATTTCGGATTTGCCACAGGATTTTCATGACCCTGCAGATCTGGATGGCGACGGTTTCACTTGCGACGATACCGATGGCGATACTTTCAGCATCACCGACTGTGATGCTTCCGGTACAGCGGGCGATGGAAACAATGAAAACGAAAATGCCGACGGATTGTTGAACGACGAGTACGAAGATGTTGCTTTTTTTCTGGATAACAACCAGCTAATTTTGAGGCAATTCAGCGATGATCCCGGGTTGGAAACCGCGCCGTCCGGGAATTTTTTCAGACCACCGATTTCCATTACTCCCGATCCTCCCGCACTATCTGATAACGTGCTTGCGCAAGATGTTCTGGAGTTATCGTTCCGGTATTTCGTTGATTCGAATACCGAACTCACAATGTCAGGATCACCTTCGGCCGTGGCTGATTCCGATCTGCACAACATAAAACTTGTACAAATAAAAATGATTGGCCGCACGCGGAATCGCGATCTTTCGGGTGGAAGATTTCATACGATCGAATTGACAAGCAATGTGGAATTGCGGAACTAATTCATGAAAACTTTTGACAAGCAAAAAGGCGTGGCGTTGATTCTAGCGCTCTTTTTTCTGCTGATACTTTCGGTCCTGGGGCTCTCTTTGATCACGAATACGCAGATGGAACAAGCAGCGAGCAACAGCTATTCAGAAACTGTACGCGCCACTTATGCAGCGCAAGCCGGAATCGAACGTTTTCGAACGTATCTTTTATATGACTACAAATGGGATCCCCAATCCTGGGGAAATGGTCTCCTCTATGTTCCCAAAGGCACGGCCGGTGCTTTACCCGGAACGGGCATTGGCGAAACAGATCATGATTACT
This genomic stretch from bacterium harbors:
- a CDS encoding ATP-binding protein, with the translated sequence MTELPERGKILIIESSSSLRNALTEFLTEHYLVQGTDSIASGREEVGRFQPDLILLAKELVDESGIETLSSLKSVSHSGSAIVLLSGHTTIDEAVAAIKGGAADLVSKPIEPVRLQQIIEQNLKQIQRRKTLLDLPQFPDSTAKEQGSWSFSGNLENVFMPDLLQFPSFSQLTGTLEVQSGLVNTSIFFLNGEILSAGSSDPRMYLGQFLLRNGILDENRLLELIVKQEQERVFLGKLIIQEGISDEATISEILIKKITETVTNLFLQKTGVYNFYQNLVPPYIFHMVNVPLIGLIMEGEVKAEMWHKIRKVVPHLRMIVQAVASWDQLYIGDSAASAETVRWMLTGSHTVEDILYETHTSEWELLSYLYPFYEKGLIRFDPAPDASEHSLEKAVLEQSLERVRRMLVSGDYEKAVRLLYRLVKEPDCDLHLTLPLLEDAEQRYKSWFYSHVLRAQDIPLLRSRPKWKAAHQAMEVFLLNRINGIRNVKALVNLAPAREVEVLAALQHLLESGFIEILNAAGSSGEIPNQRELVISTPVSPRIVERILSELPVGVITLDSQGQIRFANKYFLKIANLNQKDLLNQDISLIFPDLKLDAIRDSYEREFVWEGPGSSSAIKRYWLYSTHTFSHGSNDMTILVRDVTESHRRDLENFRKDRLTSLGEFVAGMIHQLKNPVMLLETGVKLLSMDDLDRKDLRDIGQRMEKNVERIRNLISDTLNYVSMDESAFTWLNLNELIEKTLPMFRESPQNEEVKFHFQPLPEPPLIRGNVVQIREVLINLINNALQAMKFKGQLQITTDLQEELEGGISRKYLLMVVSDTGGGMSSIVMEKIFTPFFTTKAAGKGLGLSFAKRILEEQGGFMRCWSKEGIGTHFYVYFKIGEKDAFYLDRR
- a CDS encoding sigma-54 dependent transcriptional regulator produces the protein MPSILIVDDEEDIRWSLKQILRDQENHFLEAESGRAALQILQKTTPDIVILDLRMPELDGLDTLEKLLLIEPFLPVVILTGVDSVKSAVQAMKVGAVDYLVKPVNHEELRIVVSRALEHVRLKREVLNSRSLSDSTHYVFGRSEIMQRLNETIHSIAGRDVRVLIQGESGTGKQMVAEQLYLLSPRSDKPFVTIDCGVLPETLMESEFFGYEKGAFTGASTRKIGKLEVAKGGTLFLDEIGNMNIALQSKLLRVLETGQFERLGANSSLLADFRLIIATNSNLQEMIRRGAFRSDLYYRINVFTIEIPPLRDHPQDIPELVEFFRNTFNQKHDKKVVDVSHECMEMLIRYQWPGNIRQLRNVLERAILLATDRILPIHMPLEVQRHDQQVSSVDRIANVEVDLQTLEERALREALELHQWNKTRAAAELGISLRTLYYWLKRYNIARK
- a CDS encoding prepilin-type N-terminal cleavage/methylation domain-containing protein, translating into MGTGSIKIKESKLRRRDARATAGFTLIELLVAVLILAVGALALAQLFASSVWVNARTKDDTEIYTVAEQVLEDLYDSRYANLPVGGDLNTAQSGYSIASAQLESSVIVSDPTQFHPNAVVYSVFWKITDAGSIAGVPLKEIAVRVVSKRLQMGAKGRETIVRTQIASLF